Proteins co-encoded in one Populus trichocarpa isolate Nisqually-1 chromosome 10, P.trichocarpa_v4.1, whole genome shotgun sequence genomic window:
- the LOC7460780 gene encoding uncharacterized protein LOC7460780, which produces MSTQQPQQLQQQPVVLYPNTVARQAPSSHSNGSFGTVFIVLAVIVVISAIACCLGRICNKRLNKQKVNNNKQSLQHSQHTPTFRPKERESDLEFGFDKGFPTARNSNMKGSDPRGHKPFGNGHFSGRGETNTSAGDHGEPNAAP; this is translated from the coding sequence atgtCTACACAGCAGCCTCAACAACTGCAGCAGCAGCCTGTTGTCCTTTACCCAAACACTGTCGCAAGGCAGGCCCCATCTTCCCACTCAAATGGGTCATTTGGAACCGTTTTTATAGTCCTGGCAGTGATTGTTGTTATATCAGCTATTGCTTGCTGTCTTGGCAGGATTTGCAACAAGCGTCTAAACAAGCAGAAAGTCAATAACAACAAGCAAAGTCTGCAGCACAGCCAACACACTCCCACCTTTCGTCCCAAGGAAAGGGAAAGTGATCTTGAATTTGGGTTTGACAAGGGATTTCCAACAGCCAGGAATTCTAACATGAAAGGATCAGACCCCAGAGGCCACAAGCCATTCGGAAATGGTCATTTCAGTGGTAGAGGTGAAACAAACACTTCTGCTGGTGATCATGGCGAGCCCAATGCTGCTCCATGA